The Nitrospira sp. sequence TGCTCTCCGATTCACCAGCGCACATGAACTGTCCCCTCCGCCTAGCAACCCGCACGTGGCCGTTGGGTGTGATGCTCACGGCCATGATCGGTGTCGGCACGACATGGGCTGTTCCCATGACCAACGACCCGAAAGGATTTCAGGATATTCCTTGGGGAGCGTCTTTGTCCTCCCGCCAGGACCTGGAAACAATCCGGACAAGCCCGCATATCGTCGAGTATTTTCCCAAGGCAGCGCCGGCAGCCTTTGCCGGAACCGAGGTGACCAGTATCCTCTATATTACGGTGGATGACCAATTCGCGCGTGTCACGATTCGGTATCAAGGGAACCACGTCCATAGGCAGGTGCTGAGCTTCTTGGAAACCCGTTTCGGGCAACTGGAGCGCGTTCCTGGGCAAATGGCACGTGGACTCACCCAACAATACAACTGGCGTGGCTCGGACACCGAAATCAATTTGACGTATCAAGCCGGTACGGAACGTGGCTACATCTTTATCGATAGTCGCACGCTCGCGCCGCGGTTCAACGACGACATTACCGATTCCGCAGAGTAGGTCAATGGACAGGCATCTTTCCGAGCGGGTCATGCCGATCACAGCAATGCTGTTCTGTCTATTGGGATTGGTGCCTACAGCATTGGGTGTGCCCATCGTGAACGATCCCAATGGATTCGAAGGCATCTCCTGGGGGACAATCTTGTCCGAGACGGAGCGCTTCGTGAAGGTCGAGGATTCAGGTCGCGTACAGATTTACGAACGGAGAGAGCAACCTCCCGCGCTTGGCACGACACCGGTCGATTCCATACGGTTTACCACGTTTGAGAAGAAGTTCGGTCGAGTCACGGTTCGTTACAGCGGTAAAGACACCCATGATGGAATCCTGACCTATCTTCAAGCGACGTATGGGCCGCTCGATCGAACGCCGGGACAGATCGCCGTCGGGCCGGTCAAGGTCTATGCGTGGCAAGGTCTTCTCACTGAAGTGACGTTGCGATTCGAAAGCGGGATCGATCGCGGGATCATCTTCTTTGAAAGTCGGACGCTTCCTGAAAAACTGGCCGACGGCACTTCCACCACTGCCTTTTGACGATCATCTGCTGTTCCAAGCTCGTCCCAGAATCCCCATTCATATGCGCTGGCGTCTCGACATCCGTCCCGATTATTGAATTGATTAGGAAAATATCCTGAACGCGGCTATGATGACGAGGCCTAAGATGAATAGTCGAAAATCCTACGTGCCACTGGACAGCCGTTACGCCGAACGCGTCGCTGTCACGTGTCGAGTGCGTTACGTCGGTGAGGTTCCAACACAGCCGCACCAAGGCGAAGGGCTCACCAAAAACATATCAGTTTCCGGATGCCATGTTATCAGTGACCGCCCCGTCACGCGCGGGACATTACTGACCCTTATCATTGCCCTGCCCGATGGGTTACCGCAATTCTCGATCAAATCGGCGCATGTTGTATGGGTCTCAGGTTGCCAGTTTTCCGTCCGATTTATGGACCTGAGTCACGACCACCGAAAACGGCTGCAAGCGTTCATCTGGAAGAGCATCTCCCACACCACCGTGAGTGATCAACGTACACGATTCCGACTTATGTAGTCCCTCCTCCACTGCACCCTGTCGGTTTCCCCTACTCTATAACCCGTTCAAACGGCACACCGGTTCCAAGCAACTCGTAAACTGTTTCATCGTCACGCTTGTCTTTCGAATTGATACCGACTTGTTGATTGACCGTTCATATCTCACCCCACTTCTGGATGGACGGTTACCCCTCCCCTAGGGGGAAGGCAAGGTCGGCGCTCAGCGGTAGCTTTCATCCATAACGAAGTCCCAACAGGAGGAGAGTGACTATGAGACAGATGAAACACATAAGCGGCTCTCAAGCCCATCAGTCCTATAGCTCGATCGAACGCCGCAGAATGACAAGGACCAGCGTGTCCTTCGGCCTGATGTATTCTGGAATTAAGGGAGAGGACGTCCTGATCGGTGACGGTACGGTAGTAGATCTGTCTGATGGTGGGTTGGGCATTCGTGGAGATGTCCGTGTTCAAGTTGGTATGGATCTGACATTGTTCTTGTATCTCGCTGACAGTGAAGATCTCTTGTTCGTCGTGGAAGCGACGGTAGCCTGGACAAAGGGACACCTGTTTGGTGTCATCCTGAACGAACTCAGCCTTCGCGACGGCAGCCGCCTGCAGTCGTTCCTCCGCTCCCAAGGCGTTGGTCAGGCCTAGTTGGTTCGCTGCCGGCGATCGTGACTGGGAAATGGAAGCTATG is a genomic window containing:
- a CDS encoding PilZ domain-containing protein, translating into MNSRKSYVPLDSRYAERVAVTCRVRYVGEVPTQPHQGEGLTKNISVSGCHVISDRPVTRGTLLTLIIALPDGLPQFSIKSAHVVWVSGCQFSVRFMDLSHDHRKRLQAFIWKSISHTTVSDQRTRFRLM
- a CDS encoding PilZ domain-containing protein yields the protein MRQMKHISGSQAHQSYSSIERRRMTRTSVSFGLMYSGIKGEDVLIGDGTVVDLSDGGLGIRGDVRVQVGMDLTLFLYLADSEDLLFVVEATVAWTKGHLFGVILNELSLRDGSRLQSFLRSQGVGQA